From Micropterus dolomieu isolate WLL.071019.BEF.003 ecotype Adirondacks unplaced genomic scaffold, ASM2129224v1 scaffold_152, whole genome shotgun sequence, the proteins below share one genomic window:
- the LOC123967220 gene encoding histone-lysine N-methyltransferase 2D-like, giving the protein MVMGQQGTPIMGQHPGMMPQGGMPVRMPQGQPFIGGAQPQLPGALGASGARAPGPPVAPTGFFPQGPGMQGADPRVLQERQLQHRMQMAKLQQQQVMMGQQPIPHPNQQSGLIAQPQPGMMGNPLMAQQANTQQGMLANQANQQSMVQAPQGMVGGQTLVPQNLAGGQPINHAQAMMAAQPGIMRNQPVAPCQQQRPQLVMGQQGMVGSPGHPGLRGTQAQLTPQQQNILAQRMLASQQQQQNVAKNLAHLQQQQIAQQRQQNQLISHSSQEQGGLSQPSTPQMGSSPSAGSITPQPQGATDSGPKEGGILSPDSRTPPQQSGPSTPNQMSQLGSANDHQPDLVRQQLQQQQQQQHQNQVYMAHQQKSNPQSGPEHQTVLVGNQQTGVLQQQQRQLPLTLQRQGSHSIDNPSLITVKEEGKQSDFLAQHQQQQQMVQNAMQQSQDPSIQQQIIGQNHPGQPQPVVTGHSQQQQALMAQQQKQQAMMGMLRAQQQGMMAQRPVLPPGQIRTPINIQAIIAQNPHLRNLPPNQQIQQIQAMIAQRQLQHGPMLRMSMGQGQQNPLRSHMPPGQVPQVGQMPGMEGQQMPYGAMGKPGTVGAQQQPGMLGQQPGVAPQMQQGMMVPGQQQPQAGDMIQHMIRGQVPVPPSPMDQGRMVRPTSPRQPLANSPGDPQRHTFNQAMGMRPPTPNQNQQALMAAAAGRMQGSPSHAYSPRGPFGMSPAHSASPHSSHVSSPSMVDSRAGRGSPYSQVKASPLRSPGAKSPLDCPGMKVETQTAGNETSQTASYIPNGPQKGMNVQQQVTESHVPHTHHGSRVGELCKMTLQNIKQEPGEVQCDGAAEPHNGAIKREATGEAITSGNNTCFINAGNMAGDPGSQGPRSETGQQLLQKLLRTKNLQLGAQRPSDGIHNEINGHINSKLAMLEQKLQGTPRNMEDLQSITKRAPVQKPKRTNKAAGDRGPNARKKNKKEEVGKSAEALIKQLKQGLSLLPLMEPSITASLDLFAPFGSSPANGKAQLKGSFGNAVLDNIPDYYSQLLTKSNLSNPPTPPSSLPPTPPPSVQHKLLNGVTPGGVLSEGQKDTEPPEEPMDSVREEVKSVDILAALPTPPHNQNEDIRMESDDEDAPESIIPASSPESNVGDETPRFPHLREPKEEETERAISPIIPLIPRTAIPAFPENKPFEAANSKAVSTSNHWDKAKSNEVSVTFTLSSAAAKKLNHVMMAMAQLLNIRMPGSYEVTFPPQNPDMPGVDGPGKAPNQSGDLSTKDSASPSQDEWLRQFDVSLPGCTLKKQVDILALIKQEFPEKEDNPVQHCYTTNVSDLDVRHLPTIPVEESPPPSPSPPLPPPSVVVPTTEAELSKKKLASPSRSPSSPTIAQIKTEPEQDVVPLIEAAQPTDVTESEVAAPETVTDSVNASAVPDPTAPTEDNLRPAVKEEDLATEPAPPPEGSPSNMESSPKAVKQRRPLSPDEEVVHPKVKKWKGIRWKRLQIVISIRKGGSKKESSREVSELMERLRITLRPDKLPRDKRKCCFCHEEGDGATDGPARLLNIDVDLWVHLNCALWSTEVYETQGGALINVEVALRRGLRTLCAYCQKTGATNSCNRMRCPNVYHFACAIRARCMFFKDKTMLCTQHKLKGPSEDELSAFAVLRRVYIERDEVKQIASILQRGDRIHLFRVGGLIFHAVGQLLPSQMANFHSPTAIFPVGYEATRIYWSTRLPNKRCRYRCRISEDDGRPLFEVRVLEHGMEDLQYRDTTPEGIWERVVQQVAKLRDESSMLKLFTEHVKGEEMYGLTVHAVMRITESLPGVENCQNYQFRYGRHPLMELPLMINPTGCARSEPKVPTQCKRPHTLNSTSVSKAYQSTFTGELNTPYSKQFVHSKSSQYRRLKTEWKNNVYLARSRIQGLGLYAAKDLEKHTMVIEYIGTVIRNEVANRREKIYELQNRGIYMFRINNEQVIDATLTGGPARYVNHSCAPNCVAEVVTFDKEDKIIIISSRRIPKGEELTYDYQFDFEDDQHKIPCHCGAWNCRKWMN; this is encoded by the exons ATGGTGATGGGTCAACAAGGGACACCAATAATGGGCCAGCACCCTGGCATGATGCCCCAAGGTGGAATGCCTGTCAGGATGCCTCAAGGGCAGCCCTTTATTGGTGGAGCTCAACCCCAGCTTCCTGGCGCTCTCGGAGCCAGTGGCGCCAGGGCCCCAGGTCCTCCTGTGGCTCCAACAGGATTCTTCCCACAAGGGCCTGGAATGCAAGGTGCAGACCCCAGGGTTCTACAAGAAAGACAGCTTCAACATAGGATGCAGATGGCAAAGCTCCAACAGCAACAGGTGATGATGGGCCAGCAACCTATACCACACCCAAATCAACAGTCTGGCTTAATTGCTCAGCCGCAGCCGGGTATGATGGGGAACCCACTTATGGCCCAACAAGCAAACACTCAACAGGGAATGCTAGCCAACCAGGCCAATCAGCAAAGCATGGTACAAGCTCCGCAAGGAATGGTTGGAGGCCAGACTCTGGTGCCACAGAACCTCGCAGGAGGCCAGCCTATTAACCATGCTCAAGCCATGATGGCAGCACAACCAGGCATTATGAGGAACCAGCCAGTTGCACCATGTCAGCAACAGCGGCCCCAGCTGGTGATGGGTCAGCAAGGCATGGTTGGATCTCCAGGTCATCCTGGCCTCAGGGGTACTCAGGCCCAATTGACTCCGCAACAACAGAACATTCTGGCCCAACGCATGCTTGCAtctcagcaacagcagcagaatgTTGCAAAGAATTTGGCccacctgcagcagcagcagatagCACAGCAAAGACAACAAAACCAGTTGATCAGTCATTCGAGCCAAGAGCAAGGAGGGCTCTCCCAACCCTCTACCCCACAGATGGGCTCCTCGCCTTCAGCAGGAAGTATCACGCCCCAGCCACAGGGAGCTACAGACTCTGGTCCCAAAGAGGGTGGGATACTGAGCCCTGATTCAAGAACACCACCACAGCAGAGTGGGCCCTCCACTCCCAATCAGATGTCCCAACTAGGCTCTGCAAATGATCATCAACCTGACTTGGTAAGACAGCAattacaacagcagcagcagcagcagcatcaaaaCCAGGTTTATATGGCCCACCAGCAAAAATCAAATCCTCAGTCTGGACCTGAGCATCAAACGGTTTTGGTTGGAAACCAACAAACTGGTGTGCTTCAACAACAGCAGCGACAACTTCCCCTCACTCTCCAGAGGCAAGGTTCCCACAGTATTGACAATCCCAGTTTGATAACTGTTAAAGAGGAAGGGAAACAAAGTGATTTCTTAGCTCAGcatcaacaacagcagcaaatgGTTCAAAATGCCATGCAGCAGTCACAAGATCCTAGTATCCAGCAGCAGATCATTGGCCAGAACCATCCTGGCCAGCCGCAGCCTGTTGTGACAGGCCATAGTCAGCAACAGCAAGCTCTGATGGCccagcagcaaaaacaacaggCAATGATGGGCATGTTGAGAGCCCAGCAGCAAGGGATGATGGCACAGAGGCCTGTGCTTCCACCAGGACAGATCCGCACCCCTATCAACATCCAGGCTATTATTGCTCAGAATCCTCATCTCCGCAATCTTCCCCCAAACCAGCAGATACAGCAGATCCAGGCCATGATTGCCCAAAGGCAGCTCCAACATGGACCAATGCTGCGGATGTCAATGGGTCAAGGCCAGCAAAATCCATTAAGGTCTCACATGCCACCAGGGCAGGTGCCACAGGTTGGGCAGATGCCAGGGATGGAAGGCCAACAGATGCCATATGGAGCCATGGGGAAGCCAGGAACAGTGGGTGCTCAGCAGCAGCCAGGTATGTTGGGCCAACAACCTGGTGTTGCTCCTCAGATGCAGCAGGGGATGATGGTCCCTGGGCAACAACAGCCACAAGCTGGGGATATGATCCAACATATGATTAGAGGTCAGGTACCGGTGCCACCTTCCCCCATGGACCAGGGCCGTATGGTAAGGCCAACATCTCCACGTCAGCCGTTGGCCAACTCTCCGGGGGATCCACAACGGCACACATTTAATCAGGCAATGGGGATGCGTCCTCCCACTCCCAACCAGAACCAACAAGCACTAATGGCAGCTGCAGCAGGCCGGATGCAGGGCTCTCCATCCCATGCATATTCTCCAAGAGGTCCCTTTGGCATGAGCCCAGCCCACTCGGCATCACCCCATTCATCCCATGTCTCCTCACCTTCTATGGTTGACAGTAGGGCTGGAAGGGGAAGTCCATACAGCCAAGTCAAGGCATCTCCACTCAGGTCACCTGGAGCCAAGAGTCCACTTGATTGTCCAGGAATGAAAGTAGAAACTCAGACAGCAGGCAATGAAACATCTCAGACAGCATCATATATCCCTAATGGTCCACAGAAAGGCATGAATGTTCAGCAACAGGTCACAGAGAGCCATGTTCCTCACACACACCATGGCTCTAGAGTTGGGGAGCTATGCAAAATGACCCTACAGAACATTAAACAGGAACCGGGAGAGGTTCAGTGTGATGGCGCGGCAGAGCCTCATAATGGGGCTATAAAGCGAGAAGCGACGGGTGAGGCCATTACGTCCGGGAACAACACTTGCTTTATTAATGCTGGAAACATGGCTGGAGATCCTGGGTCTCAAGGCCCAAGATCTGAGACTGGACAGCAACTATTACAGAAACTCTTGAGAACCAAGAATCTTCAGCTTGGTGCTCAGAGGCCTTCTGACGGCATCCACAATGAGATCAATGGCCACATCAACAGCAAACTAGCGATGCTTGAGCAAAAACTTCAAGGGACTCCACGAAATATGGAg GATTTACAGTCTATAACAAAAAGGGCTCCAGTACAAAAGCCAAAGCGCACTAATAAGGCAGCTGGAGACCGAGGGCCTAACGCACGGAAGAAGAATAAGAAGGAAGAAGTTGGAAAAAGTGCAGAAGCCCTGATAAAGCAACTCAAGCAG GGTCTCTCTCTGTTACCCCTGATGGAGCCTTCAATCACTGCCAGCCTGGATCTGTTTGCCCCTTTTGGAAGCAGCCCAGCCAATGGCAAAGCCCAGCTAAAAGGGTCCTTTGGAAATGCAGTACTGGACAATATCCCAGACTACTATTCTCAATTACTCACTAAG AGTAACCTCAGCAACCCACCAACACCCCCATCCTCCCTGCCACCTACTCCTCCACCTTCAGTACAGCACAAGCTGCTGAATGGAGTGACTCCTGGGGGGGTGCTGTCTGAGGGTCAGAAAGACACCGAGCCCCCAGAAGAACCAATGG ATTCTgtaagagaggaggtgaagagtgtAGATATTCTAGCAGCTCTCCCCACCCCACCACATAACCAGAATGAGGACATCAG GATGGAGAGTGATGACGAGGATGCCCCAGAAAGCATCATCCCGGCTTCATCCCCTGAGAGTAACGTAGGAGATGAAACCCCACGTTTCCCTCACCTACGGGAGCCTAAAGAGGAAGAGACGGAGAGAGCAATATCCCCCATCATCCCCCTGATACCTCGCACTGCCATCCCAG CATTCCCCGAAAACAAACCATTTGAAGCAGCCAATAGTAAGGCAGTTTCCACATCCAACCATTGGGACAAGGCCAAAAGCAATGAAGTGTCTGTTACCTTCACATTGTCCTCTGCTGCAGCCAAG AAACTGAACCATGTGATGATGGCCATGGCCCAGCTGCTTAACATTAggatgccaggttcttatgaggTGACTTTCCCTCCCCAAAACCCTGACATGCCTGGAGTGGATGGGCCAGGGAAAGCACCCAACCAGTCAG GTGATCTGAGTACAAAAGACAGTGCTTCACCCAGTCAGGATGAGTGGCTAAGGCAATTTGATGTGTCTCTACCAGGCTGTACATTGAAGAAACAAGTGGACATTCTGGCACTTATTAAACAG GAATTCCCAGAAAAAGAAGACAACCCAGTCCAACACTGTTACACAACCAATGTAAGTGACTTGGACGTGCGCCACCTTCCTACTATACCAGTGGAGGAATCTCCACCCCCATCACCGTCCCCTCCGCTTCCTCCCCCATCTGTCGTAGTACCAACAACAGAAGCTGAACTTTCGAAAAAAAAATTAGCTTCTCCATCCCGGTCTCCCTCCAGTCCCACCATTGCCCAGATAAAGACTGAGCCTGAACAGGATGTTGTTCCTCTTATTGAAGCTGCTCAACCAACTGATGTCACAGAGTCTGAAGTTGCTGCTCCAGAGACCGTAACGGATTCAGTGAATGCCTCCGCTGTTCCAGATCCTACTGCTCCTACTGAAGATAATCTGAGACCTGCTGTAAAGGAGGAGGACTTGGCCACTGAACCAGCTCCACCTCCTGAAGGTTCTCCCAGCAACATGGAGTCTTCCCCTAAAGCTGTTAAGCAGCGCAGGCCTCTCTCTCCTGATGAGGAGGTAGTACATCCTAAAGTGAAAAAATGGAAGGGGATTCGCTGGAAGCGTCTTCAGATTGTCATCTCAATACGTAAGGGTGGCTCAAAGAAAGAGAGTAGCCGTGAGGTGTCTGAGCTAATGGAACGCCTGCGTATTACTCTTCGACCAGACAAGCTGCCTCGGGATAAACGTAAATGCTGCTTCTGCCATGAGGAAGGTGATGGCGCCACAGATGGGCCTGCCCGGTTGCTTAACATTGATGTGGACCTGTGGGTGCACCTCAACTGTGCCCTGTGGTCCACAGAGGTGTATGAGACACAGGGGGGTGCCCTTATTAATGTGGAGGTAGCCCTGCGTCGCGGATTGCGGACTCTTTGCGCATACTGCCAGAAAACAGGTGCCACCAACAGCTGCAACAGAATGCGCTGCCCGAATGTCTACCACTTTGCCTGTGCCATCCGGGCACGCTGCATGTTCTTCAAGGACAAAACCATGTTGTGCACCCAGCATAAGCTGAAGGGCCCCAGTGAAGATGAACTCAGTGCGTTTGCCGTTTTACGGCGCGTCTACATTGAGCGTGATGAGGTGAAACAGATTGCCAGCATCTTACAGCGAGGCGACCGTATTCACCTGTTCCGTGTTGGTGGTCTCATCTTTCATGCTGTTGGCCAGTTGCTACCCTCTCAGATGGCCAACTTCCACTCGCCCACTGCGATCTTCCCTGTTGGCTATGAGGCTACACGCATCTACTGGAGCACGCGTCTGCCCAACAAACGCTGTCGCTATCGCTGCCGCATCAGTGAGGATGACGGTCGCCCGTTGTTTGAGGTGCGTGTTCTGGAGCATGGCATGGAGGATTTGCAGTACCGTGACACTACTCCAGAGG GGATCTGGGAGCGCGTGGTTCAGCAGGTGGCTAAACTGCGAGATGAATCATCCATGTTGAAGCTGTTCACGGAACATGTCAAGGGAGAGGAGATGTATGGCCTCACGGTTCATGCTGTCATGCGTATCACTGAGTCG TTGCCTGGAGTGGAGAATTGCCAGAACTACCAGTTCCGATATGGCCGGCACCCTCTGATGGAGCTCCCGCTTATGATCAATCCCACTGGCTGTGCTCGCTCTGAGCCCAAGGTCCCCACACAATGCAAGAG